One region of Eupeodes corollae chromosome 1, idEupCoro1.1, whole genome shotgun sequence genomic DNA includes:
- the LOC129942031 gene encoding uncharacterized protein DDB_G0271670-like: MITKDVHTKLALALLSLWIFLAKAIVTGQYSSYLPESSYSPSSSSLSSSSSTSSSSSSPYHHQENQKNYYDNPGESNSANEYSSNNDAYRSQQFHYDGGDDFDEQDSYNQPHGYQNQLPANYQQDYLSEEIYPLRQNQVHDSYGRPYASHQYADLGQDSYSSSLASFDNIGLNRSDTMNYQAAADEVKYPPIDSEPHQLHHHQLHHHHQPSAKQQHLRPAHYTPTNNYMSSPTASSRLNALSPYTADDDDDEKLPTTSKDNTAYSNIDALMMLLNKSISASALASASASASTSNPYQSVRTLQQASSPQQKNFRTYFQGEEPHQLDQQPYSIDQESQVDQHFDAPFGNITSSLSQTFHVADDSDLVSSNSYHHQHQPAQQQLQFDAHTLSMLQKYLVQHPHVVSSPHLLPAPFPLGNPIPISKHVEITKHVPVPIYRQVHVPFRKTVRIEIPRPVISTVPRPYPIKIPTVTKTVAVPIFREVKIPIEKVVPYPVENKVPYIVQKRVPFEVEKQIAVPKYYPFPVKVPMVRTIMHKKKQPLLLQHHHHPSLLEYFPKQHI; the protein is encoded by the coding sequence ATGATTACCAAAGATGTGCACACCAAACTGGCCCTAGCACTTCTTTCGCTCTGGATATTCCTGGCCAAGGCTATCGTAACTGGACAATACTCAAGCTATCTTCCGGAATCATCTTATTCCCCTTcttcatcgtcgttgtcgtcgtcgtcgtctacgtcgtcgtcgtcctcatcTCCCTATCATCATCAGGAGAACcagaaaaattattatgataATCCTGGCGAATCGAATTCTGCCAATGAATATTCTTCCAACAACGACGCCTATCGGAGTCAGCAGTTCCATTATGATGGTGGTGATGACTTCGATGAGCAGGACTCGTACAACCAGCCCCATGGCTATCAGAATCAGCTGCCGGCTAACTATCAACAGGACTATTTAAGTGAGGAAATTTACCCGTTAAGGCAGAACCAGGTCCACGATAGCTACGGACGGCCGTATGCGAGTCATCAATATGCTGATTTAGGGCAGGACTCATACTCGTCATCACTGGCGTCATTCGATAATATTGGCTTAAACAGATCCGATACAATGAACTATCAGGCAGCAGCCGATGAAGTCAAATATCCGCCTATAGACTCCGAGCCACACCAGCTACATCACCACCAGCTTCACCACCATCATCAGCCTTCGGCGAAGCAGCAACATCTACGTCCAGCTCATTACACGCCAACAAACAATTACATGTCCTCCCCGACTGCTTCGAGCCGTCTGAATGCACTTTCGCCATACACAgccgacgacgatgatgacgaaaAATTACCTACGACTTCTAAAGATAACACAGCCTACTCAAACATTGACGCACTAATGATGCTGCTGAACAAGAGCATTTCAGCTTCAGCCTTGGCTTCAGCTTCAGCATCAGCTTCAACATCCAACCCTTACCAATCAGTAAGGACCCTTCAACAAGCAAGCTCGCCTCAGCAAAAGAACTTCAGGACCTACTTTCAAGGCGAGGAACCACATCAGCTGGATCAACAACCGTACAGCATTGACCAGGAGAGTCAAGTCGACCAGCATTTCGATGCTCCATTCGGCAACATCACATCTTCTCTGAGCCAAACATTCCACGTTGCCGATGATAGCGATCTTGTGTCCTCCAACAGCTACCACCACCAGCATCAGCCAGCACAGCAACAGCTACAGTTTGACGCTCACACACTATCGATGCTCCAGAAGTATCTTGTCCAACATCCGCATGTCGTGTCATCGCCACATCTTCTGCCCGCACCCTTCCCGCTTGGCAACCCGATCCCCATCAGCAAACATGTCGAGATAACGAAACACGTCCCGGTGCCCATTTACAGGCAAGTCCATGTCCCGTTCCGAAAGACCGTCCGCATCGAGATACCCCGGCCAGTGATTTCGACCGTTCCACGGCCGTATCCCATCAAGATACCAACCGTCACGAAGACCGTTGCAGTTCCAATATTCAGGGAGGTGAAAATCCCCATCGAGAAGGTGGTACCGTATCCGGTGGAGAACAAGGTACCGTACATCGTACAGAAACGGGTGCCGTTCGAAGTCGAAAAGCAAATAGCTGTACCGAAATATTATCCTTTTCCGGTTAAAGTACCGATGGTGAGGACAATCATGCACAAAAAGAAGCAGCCGCTCCTACTGCAGCACCACCACCACCCATCCCTCTTGGAGTACTTCCCAAAGCAACACATCTAG